Proteins encoded by one window of Rhineura floridana isolate rRhiFlo1 chromosome 9, rRhiFlo1.hap2, whole genome shotgun sequence:
- the C9H2orf81 gene encoding uncharacterized protein C2orf81 homolog isoform X2, whose protein sequence is METKMTSRDRVAQAKSRAERLRPPTVPVPQIEIVPGRLTEGEWLSLLSFEEAEDSVGDILAGLLDEVLEECYKVYLARQCIPYVINQAREAMLQIIEWRFLVRDEGESDVPADPTWQEDEEPVACITDSWAQGSVPVLQAMHPEEGEVPLSALPEEAPIAKEGPGATDATQEPLGALGQEVKELAQKSLQEVKPQASYKRKMLPKARAEPPPEAAAPVPTFKCKLTPEAYCGPLHLAWFDYLVKPLAGSEKELLLRELSLVPVEEGSWHLASGHPPLLPPSCSNLLRIQMGRPPNIKDVFYDETGNITLVPCLNPALLPKRWIKPSVEVVDPDAESRWQEALKTVSGRCRQPCHPKLPRVRVDTMEPSSAQPPHGMPPVGLWEGPVMAGRKSNKEQAAHLTCPPGRALEPTSFTYVKPTLLMETIQLAPGVTLKCGGSSSRRLQPAACQEEAEKGQGDLHPMCPRVPLPPSAVEHLIQEPTPLPRLRPETVQ, encoded by the exons AAAATGACATCCCGGGACCGGGTGGCTCAAGCCAAGTCACGGGCAGAGAGGTTGCGCCCTCCAACAGTGCCTGTCCCACAGATTGAAATTGTCCCAGGACGCTTGACAGAAGGAGAATGGCTCTCTCTGCTCTCCTTTGAGGAAGCCGAGGATAGCGTGGGGGACATCCTAGCAGGGCTGTTGGATGAGGTCTTGGAAGAATGCTACAAGGTTTATTTGGCACGTCAG TGCATCCCCTACGTTATCAACCAGGCACGGGAAGCCATGCTCCAGATCATCGAGTGGCGCTTCCTGGTGCGAGATGAAGGCGAGTCGGACGTGCCAGCGGACCCCACCTGGCAGGAGGACGAGGAGCCAGTGGCCTGCATCACAGATTCTTGGGCTCAGGGTTCTGTGCCTGTGTTACAAGCCATGCACCCAGAGGAGGGAGAG GTTCCTTTAAGTGCACTCCCAGAGGAAGCCCCCATTGCCAAAGAAGGCCCTGGGGCCACAGATGCAactcaggagcccctgggggcccttgggcaagaGGTCAAGGAGCTGGCCCAGAAGTCCTTGCAAGAAGTCAAGCCTCAGGCATCCTACAAGAGGAAGATGCTGCCGAAGGCCAGAGCTGAGCCccctccagaggctgcagctcctGTGCCCACTTTCAAGTGCAAGCTGACCCCTGAAGCCTACTGCGGGCCACTGCACTTGGCCTGGTTTGATTACCTTGTAAAGCCCCTGGCTGGTTCTGAGAAGGAGCTGCTTTTGCGAGAGCTCTCCCTGGTCCCTGTGGAGGAGGGCTCCTGGCACTTGGCGAGTGGCCACCCACCACTCCTGCCTCCTTCGTGCAGCAACCTGTTGCGGATCCAGATGGGCCGCCCGCCCAACATCAAGGACGTTTTCTATGATGAGACCGGCAACATCACCCTCGTGCCATGCTTGAACCCCGCCCTCTTGCCCAAGCGATGGATCAAGCCATCTGTAGAGGTCGTGGACCCGGACGCAGAGTCTCGGTGGCAAGAGGCTCTGAAGACCGTCTCGGGCCGCTGCAGGCAGCCTTGTCACCCCAAGCTCCCCAGAGTCAGGGTGGACACCATGGAACCAAGCAGTGCCCAGCCGCCTCACGGCATGCCCCCAGTGGGCCTTTGGGAAGGGCCAGTGATGGCTGGCCGCAAGAGCAATAAAGAGCAAGCGGCCCATCTGACCTGCCCGCCAGGGAGGGCCCTCGAGCCCACCAGCTTCACCTACGTCAAGCCCACGTTGCTGATGGAGACCATCCAGCTTGCCCCAGGGGTGACCCTCAAGTGTGGCGGCAGCTCCAGCCGGCGGCTCCAGCCTGCCGCTTGTCAGGAGGAAGCCGAGAAGGGGCAGGGGGACCTCCATCCCATGTGCCCTCGGGTGCCACTGCCCCCTTCTGCTGTGGAGCATCTCATCCAGGAGCCAACGCCCCTGCCGCGGCTGCGCCCTGAAACTGTGCAGTGA
- the C9H2orf81 gene encoding uncharacterized protein C2orf81 homolog isoform X1, which produces MLGKMTSRDRVAQAKSRAERLRPPTVPVPQIEIVPGRLTEGEWLSLLSFEEAEDSVGDILAGLLDEVLEECYKVYLARQCIPYVINQAREAMLQIIEWRFLVRDEGESDVPADPTWQEDEEPVACITDSWAQGSVPVLQAMHPEEGEVPLSALPEEAPIAKEGPGATDATQEPLGALGQEVKELAQKSLQEVKPQASYKRKMLPKARAEPPPEAAAPVPTFKCKLTPEAYCGPLHLAWFDYLVKPLAGSEKELLLRELSLVPVEEGSWHLASGHPPLLPPSCSNLLRIQMGRPPNIKDVFYDETGNITLVPCLNPALLPKRWIKPSVEVVDPDAESRWQEALKTVSGRCRQPCHPKLPRVRVDTMEPSSAQPPHGMPPVGLWEGPVMAGRKSNKEQAAHLTCPPGRALEPTSFTYVKPTLLMETIQLAPGVTLKCGGSSSRRLQPAACQEEAEKGQGDLHPMCPRVPLPPSAVEHLIQEPTPLPRLRPETVQ; this is translated from the exons ATGTTGGGA AAAATGACATCCCGGGACCGGGTGGCTCAAGCCAAGTCACGGGCAGAGAGGTTGCGCCCTCCAACAGTGCCTGTCCCACAGATTGAAATTGTCCCAGGACGCTTGACAGAAGGAGAATGGCTCTCTCTGCTCTCCTTTGAGGAAGCCGAGGATAGCGTGGGGGACATCCTAGCAGGGCTGTTGGATGAGGTCTTGGAAGAATGCTACAAGGTTTATTTGGCACGTCAG TGCATCCCCTACGTTATCAACCAGGCACGGGAAGCCATGCTCCAGATCATCGAGTGGCGCTTCCTGGTGCGAGATGAAGGCGAGTCGGACGTGCCAGCGGACCCCACCTGGCAGGAGGACGAGGAGCCAGTGGCCTGCATCACAGATTCTTGGGCTCAGGGTTCTGTGCCTGTGTTACAAGCCATGCACCCAGAGGAGGGAGAG GTTCCTTTAAGTGCACTCCCAGAGGAAGCCCCCATTGCCAAAGAAGGCCCTGGGGCCACAGATGCAactcaggagcccctgggggcccttgggcaagaGGTCAAGGAGCTGGCCCAGAAGTCCTTGCAAGAAGTCAAGCCTCAGGCATCCTACAAGAGGAAGATGCTGCCGAAGGCCAGAGCTGAGCCccctccagaggctgcagctcctGTGCCCACTTTCAAGTGCAAGCTGACCCCTGAAGCCTACTGCGGGCCACTGCACTTGGCCTGGTTTGATTACCTTGTAAAGCCCCTGGCTGGTTCTGAGAAGGAGCTGCTTTTGCGAGAGCTCTCCCTGGTCCCTGTGGAGGAGGGCTCCTGGCACTTGGCGAGTGGCCACCCACCACTCCTGCCTCCTTCGTGCAGCAACCTGTTGCGGATCCAGATGGGCCGCCCGCCCAACATCAAGGACGTTTTCTATGATGAGACCGGCAACATCACCCTCGTGCCATGCTTGAACCCCGCCCTCTTGCCCAAGCGATGGATCAAGCCATCTGTAGAGGTCGTGGACCCGGACGCAGAGTCTCGGTGGCAAGAGGCTCTGAAGACCGTCTCGGGCCGCTGCAGGCAGCCTTGTCACCCCAAGCTCCCCAGAGTCAGGGTGGACACCATGGAACCAAGCAGTGCCCAGCCGCCTCACGGCATGCCCCCAGTGGGCCTTTGGGAAGGGCCAGTGATGGCTGGCCGCAAGAGCAATAAAGAGCAAGCGGCCCATCTGACCTGCCCGCCAGGGAGGGCCCTCGAGCCCACCAGCTTCACCTACGTCAAGCCCACGTTGCTGATGGAGACCATCCAGCTTGCCCCAGGGGTGACCCTCAAGTGTGGCGGCAGCTCCAGCCGGCGGCTCCAGCCTGCCGCTTGTCAGGAGGAAGCCGAGAAGGGGCAGGGGGACCTCCATCCCATGTGCCCTCGGGTGCCACTGCCCCCTTCTGCTGTGGAGCATCTCATCCAGGAGCCAACGCCCCTGCCGCGGCTGCGCCCTGAAACTGTGCAGTGA
- the C9H2orf81 gene encoding uncharacterized protein C2orf81 homolog isoform X3, translated as MTSRDRVAQAKSRAERLRPPTVPVPQIEIVPGRLTEGEWLSLLSFEEAEDSVGDILAGLLDEVLEECYKVYLARQCIPYVINQAREAMLQIIEWRFLVRDEGESDVPADPTWQEDEEPVACITDSWAQGSVPVLQAMHPEEGEVPLSALPEEAPIAKEGPGATDATQEPLGALGQEVKELAQKSLQEVKPQASYKRKMLPKARAEPPPEAAAPVPTFKCKLTPEAYCGPLHLAWFDYLVKPLAGSEKELLLRELSLVPVEEGSWHLASGHPPLLPPSCSNLLRIQMGRPPNIKDVFYDETGNITLVPCLNPALLPKRWIKPSVEVVDPDAESRWQEALKTVSGRCRQPCHPKLPRVRVDTMEPSSAQPPHGMPPVGLWEGPVMAGRKSNKEQAAHLTCPPGRALEPTSFTYVKPTLLMETIQLAPGVTLKCGGSSSRRLQPAACQEEAEKGQGDLHPMCPRVPLPPSAVEHLIQEPTPLPRLRPETVQ; from the exons ATGACATCCCGGGACCGGGTGGCTCAAGCCAAGTCACGGGCAGAGAGGTTGCGCCCTCCAACAGTGCCTGTCCCACAGATTGAAATTGTCCCAGGACGCTTGACAGAAGGAGAATGGCTCTCTCTGCTCTCCTTTGAGGAAGCCGAGGATAGCGTGGGGGACATCCTAGCAGGGCTGTTGGATGAGGTCTTGGAAGAATGCTACAAGGTTTATTTGGCACGTCAG TGCATCCCCTACGTTATCAACCAGGCACGGGAAGCCATGCTCCAGATCATCGAGTGGCGCTTCCTGGTGCGAGATGAAGGCGAGTCGGACGTGCCAGCGGACCCCACCTGGCAGGAGGACGAGGAGCCAGTGGCCTGCATCACAGATTCTTGGGCTCAGGGTTCTGTGCCTGTGTTACAAGCCATGCACCCAGAGGAGGGAGAG GTTCCTTTAAGTGCACTCCCAGAGGAAGCCCCCATTGCCAAAGAAGGCCCTGGGGCCACAGATGCAactcaggagcccctgggggcccttgggcaagaGGTCAAGGAGCTGGCCCAGAAGTCCTTGCAAGAAGTCAAGCCTCAGGCATCCTACAAGAGGAAGATGCTGCCGAAGGCCAGAGCTGAGCCccctccagaggctgcagctcctGTGCCCACTTTCAAGTGCAAGCTGACCCCTGAAGCCTACTGCGGGCCACTGCACTTGGCCTGGTTTGATTACCTTGTAAAGCCCCTGGCTGGTTCTGAGAAGGAGCTGCTTTTGCGAGAGCTCTCCCTGGTCCCTGTGGAGGAGGGCTCCTGGCACTTGGCGAGTGGCCACCCACCACTCCTGCCTCCTTCGTGCAGCAACCTGTTGCGGATCCAGATGGGCCGCCCGCCCAACATCAAGGACGTTTTCTATGATGAGACCGGCAACATCACCCTCGTGCCATGCTTGAACCCCGCCCTCTTGCCCAAGCGATGGATCAAGCCATCTGTAGAGGTCGTGGACCCGGACGCAGAGTCTCGGTGGCAAGAGGCTCTGAAGACCGTCTCGGGCCGCTGCAGGCAGCCTTGTCACCCCAAGCTCCCCAGAGTCAGGGTGGACACCATGGAACCAAGCAGTGCCCAGCCGCCTCACGGCATGCCCCCAGTGGGCCTTTGGGAAGGGCCAGTGATGGCTGGCCGCAAGAGCAATAAAGAGCAAGCGGCCCATCTGACCTGCCCGCCAGGGAGGGCCCTCGAGCCCACCAGCTTCACCTACGTCAAGCCCACGTTGCTGATGGAGACCATCCAGCTTGCCCCAGGGGTGACCCTCAAGTGTGGCGGCAGCTCCAGCCGGCGGCTCCAGCCTGCCGCTTGTCAGGAGGAAGCCGAGAAGGGGCAGGGGGACCTCCATCCCATGTGCCCTCGGGTGCCACTGCCCCCTTCTGCTGTGGAGCATCTCATCCAGGAGCCAACGCCCCTGCCGCGGCTGCGCCCTGAAACTGTGCAGTGA
- the C9H2orf81 gene encoding uncharacterized protein C2orf81 homolog isoform X4 translates to MLGKMTSRDRVAQAKSRAERLRPPTVPVPQIEIVPGRLTEGEWLSLLSFEEAEDSVGDILAGLLDEVLEECYKVYLARQVPLSALPEEAPIAKEGPGATDATQEPLGALGQEVKELAQKSLQEVKPQASYKRKMLPKARAEPPPEAAAPVPTFKCKLTPEAYCGPLHLAWFDYLVKPLAGSEKELLLRELSLVPVEEGSWHLASGHPPLLPPSCSNLLRIQMGRPPNIKDVFYDETGNITLVPCLNPALLPKRWIKPSVEVVDPDAESRWQEALKTVSGRCRQPCHPKLPRVRVDTMEPSSAQPPHGMPPVGLWEGPVMAGRKSNKEQAAHLTCPPGRALEPTSFTYVKPTLLMETIQLAPGVTLKCGGSSSRRLQPAACQEEAEKGQGDLHPMCPRVPLPPSAVEHLIQEPTPLPRLRPETVQ, encoded by the exons ATGTTGGGA AAAATGACATCCCGGGACCGGGTGGCTCAAGCCAAGTCACGGGCAGAGAGGTTGCGCCCTCCAACAGTGCCTGTCCCACAGATTGAAATTGTCCCAGGACGCTTGACAGAAGGAGAATGGCTCTCTCTGCTCTCCTTTGAGGAAGCCGAGGATAGCGTGGGGGACATCCTAGCAGGGCTGTTGGATGAGGTCTTGGAAGAATGCTACAAGGTTTATTTGGCACGTCAG GTTCCTTTAAGTGCACTCCCAGAGGAAGCCCCCATTGCCAAAGAAGGCCCTGGGGCCACAGATGCAactcaggagcccctgggggcccttgggcaagaGGTCAAGGAGCTGGCCCAGAAGTCCTTGCAAGAAGTCAAGCCTCAGGCATCCTACAAGAGGAAGATGCTGCCGAAGGCCAGAGCTGAGCCccctccagaggctgcagctcctGTGCCCACTTTCAAGTGCAAGCTGACCCCTGAAGCCTACTGCGGGCCACTGCACTTGGCCTGGTTTGATTACCTTGTAAAGCCCCTGGCTGGTTCTGAGAAGGAGCTGCTTTTGCGAGAGCTCTCCCTGGTCCCTGTGGAGGAGGGCTCCTGGCACTTGGCGAGTGGCCACCCACCACTCCTGCCTCCTTCGTGCAGCAACCTGTTGCGGATCCAGATGGGCCGCCCGCCCAACATCAAGGACGTTTTCTATGATGAGACCGGCAACATCACCCTCGTGCCATGCTTGAACCCCGCCCTCTTGCCCAAGCGATGGATCAAGCCATCTGTAGAGGTCGTGGACCCGGACGCAGAGTCTCGGTGGCAAGAGGCTCTGAAGACCGTCTCGGGCCGCTGCAGGCAGCCTTGTCACCCCAAGCTCCCCAGAGTCAGGGTGGACACCATGGAACCAAGCAGTGCCCAGCCGCCTCACGGCATGCCCCCAGTGGGCCTTTGGGAAGGGCCAGTGATGGCTGGCCGCAAGAGCAATAAAGAGCAAGCGGCCCATCTGACCTGCCCGCCAGGGAGGGCCCTCGAGCCCACCAGCTTCACCTACGTCAAGCCCACGTTGCTGATGGAGACCATCCAGCTTGCCCCAGGGGTGACCCTCAAGTGTGGCGGCAGCTCCAGCCGGCGGCTCCAGCCTGCCGCTTGTCAGGAGGAAGCCGAGAAGGGGCAGGGGGACCTCCATCCCATGTGCCCTCGGGTGCCACTGCCCCCTTCTGCTGTGGAGCATCTCATCCAGGAGCCAACGCCCCTGCCGCGGCTGCGCCCTGAAACTGTGCAGTGA